A genomic segment from Laribacter hongkongensis DSM 14985 encodes:
- the fliD gene encoding flagellar filament capping protein FliD, with protein MGISSAGVGSGLDLEGIISSLMAIEKRPLQKLEQQKKDLDTQVSDLGKIKNALSSFKEKAAALGRPDFFNSIKATGSDDTVGRVTVNGGAVPGMYNVSVTQIAQSRVDSLDVSSLSPDINGNVTLPEKITVAGTEITLGSAPVTMSVKDLVGKINAEPGMKVSAALVKSSGGEKIVFTSKQSGEVAGYSDTDFNFGAGITVQNNQPGKDAVVNVNGVVVKSAGNKIDDVIPGVSLSISKIGSFSVNVEQDNDAIAQGVEDFVNAYNEVVGLTTQMSTGSFKGDGLMRSIKDNLYSSVYRPEGATSMAPLAMMGVEVGVDGKLKFTKSKFEKAFKDDPDTVKKNLTATSAQINKMVDSMLHDGGLVDGRQEVLDSRIKTNQNQQDSMNVRLEKTEAALRKQYTALDVALAKMQQSLSRMKSMLRL; from the coding sequence GCAAAAAAAAGATTTGGATACTCAGGTTTCTGATCTTGGCAAGATTAAAAATGCGCTATCTAGCTTTAAGGAAAAAGCAGCCGCGTTGGGTAGACCGGATTTTTTTAATTCGATTAAAGCAACGGGGAGTGATGATACCGTTGGACGTGTGACGGTAAATGGTGGTGCAGTGCCGGGGATGTACAATGTTTCCGTTACACAGATTGCACAGTCGAGGGTAGACAGTCTGGATGTAAGCAGTCTTTCGCCGGATATCAATGGAAATGTGACGCTACCAGAAAAAATAACTGTGGCGGGGACTGAAATTACTTTAGGCAGCGCGCCTGTTACCATGTCAGTTAAAGACTTGGTTGGTAAAATTAATGCTGAGCCCGGCATGAAAGTATCAGCCGCCCTAGTTAAGTCGTCAGGAGGGGAAAAGATTGTTTTTACCTCAAAGCAGAGCGGTGAAGTCGCTGGCTATTCTGATACGGATTTTAATTTCGGAGCTGGTATTACGGTTCAAAACAACCAGCCGGGCAAAGATGCAGTGGTTAATGTAAACGGAGTGGTCGTTAAAAGCGCAGGCAACAAAATTGATGATGTTATTCCCGGGGTAAGCCTTTCAATTAGTAAGATTGGAAGCTTCTCTGTTAATGTTGAGCAAGATAATGATGCTATTGCTCAAGGGGTCGAAGACTTTGTTAATGCCTATAACGAAGTAGTGGGACTGACAACTCAAATGTCAACTGGGTCATTCAAGGGTGATGGCCTTATGCGATCGATAAAAGATAATTTGTATTCATCCGTATATCGACCCGAAGGTGCAACCAGCATGGCTCCACTTGCCATGATGGGGGTTGAAGTCGGGGTGGATGGAAAGCTCAAATTTACCAAGAGTAAATTCGAGAAGGCATTTAAAGATGATCCAGATACCGTTAAAAAGAATTTGACCGCGACTTCTGCGCAGATAAATAAAATGGTCGATTCCATGCTCCATGACGGTGGGCTAGTGGATGGTCGGCAAGAAGTATTGGACAGCAGGATAAAAACAAATCAGAATCAGCAGGATAGCATGAATGTGCGTCTTGAAAAAACAGAGGCGGCACTGAGGAAGCAATACACCGCATTGGATGTTGCTCTGGCTAAAATGCAGCAGTCACTTTCCCGCATGAAGAGCATGCTCCGCTTGTGA
- the fliS gene encoding flagellar export chaperone FliS, whose amino-acid sequence MQRNLRQFTRVYENDVLEARLLGANPAELVEMLYAGAIRSIREASLAIEAGQYTKKGACLNRALDIISELEITLDHARGGEISVNLAALYDYAKRRLMEGSSSNIQGKLDEVAVLLETVREAWEELGHQQRAGGKGLGSNHGAVTV is encoded by the coding sequence ATGCAAAGAAATCTTCGGCAATTTACACGTGTATATGAAAATGATGTCTTGGAAGCTAGGCTCTTGGGAGCCAACCCTGCCGAATTGGTGGAAATGCTGTATGCAGGAGCAATCCGTTCGATTCGAGAAGCTTCCTTGGCTATTGAGGCGGGGCAGTACACCAAAAAAGGAGCATGTTTGAACAGGGCACTGGATATCATTAGCGAGCTTGAAATCACCTTGGATCATGCTCGTGGAGGAGAAATCTCAGTAAATCTTGCTGCGCTGTACGATTATGCGAAGCGCCGCTTGATGGAAGGATCCTCCTCGAATATCCAAGGTAAGTTGGACGAAGTCGCTGTTTTGCTGGAAACTGTTAGAGAGGCATGGGAAGAATTGGGGCACCAGCAACGAGCCGGTGGTAAAGGGCTAGGGAGCAATCATGGCGCCGTTACTGTCTAA